One window from the genome of Oryctolagus cuniculus chromosome 1, mOryCun1.1, whole genome shotgun sequence encodes:
- the LOC100355669 gene encoding interferon alpha-10-like: MALPFSSLLALLVLSSKSLCSLGCDLPQTHSLSDGRSSMLLGQMRRVSPLSCLQDRHDFQCPLEELGGHQAQRAQAISVLHEMTQQLLNLFSTKEASAAWDKALLDRLCTGLFEQQSDLEVCMMQGAGEEETPLKHEDSAWAVRKYFQGIAVYLAEKQYSPCAWEVVRAEARRAVSLSRIWQERIWSKE; this comes from the coding sequence ATGGCCTTGCCCTTCTCTTcgctgctggccctgctggtgCTCAGCTCCAAGTCCCTCTGCTCTCTGGGCTGTGATCTGCCTCAGACCCACAGCCTCAGTGACGGGAGGTCCTCCATGCTCCTGGGACAAATGAGGAGagtctcccctctctcctgcttGCAGGACAGACATGACTTTCAGTGCCCCCTGGAGGAGTTGGGTGGACACCAGGCCCAGAGGGCACAGGCCATCTCTGTGCTCCACGAGATGACCCAGCAGCTCCTCAACCTGTTCAGCACCAAGGAGGCGTCTGCTGCCTGGGACAAGGCCCTCCTGGACAGACTCTGCACTGGACTCTTCGAGCAGCAGAGTGACCTGGAGGTCTGCATGATGCAGGGAGCGGGGGAGGAGGAGACGCCCCTGAAGCATGAGGACTCCGCATGGGCTGTGAGGAAATACTTCCAAGGAATTGCTGTCTATCTGGCAGAGAAGCAATACAGCCCTTGTGCCTGGGAGGTTGTCAGAGCGGAAGCCAGGAGAGCCGTCTCTTTATCAAGAATCTGGCAAGAAAGAATTTGGAGCAAGGAATGA
- the LOC100354910 gene encoding interferon omega-1-like, translated as MAQLLPLLTALVLCSYGPVGSLGCDLPHNSVPLSRKTLVLLDQMRRVSPVLCLKDRRDFQFPREVVNGSQFQKNQAVSVLHEMLQQIFNLLHTARSSAAWNNTLLEELHTALHQQLQGLETCLVQAMGEEDSVLTADSPTLMLKRYFQRIRLYLDEKKHSGCAWELVRMEIRRAFSSTADLQESLRSKDGDLASS; from the coding sequence ATGGCTCAGCTGCTCCCGCTGCTGACAGCCCTGGTGCTGTGCAGCTATGGCCCTGTTGGATCTCTGGGCTGTGACCTGCCTCACAACTCTGTCCCACTGAGCAGGAAGACCTTGGTGCTTCTGGACCAGATGAGGAGGGTCTCCCCTGTCTTGTGTCTCAAGGACAGAAGAGACTTCCAGTTCCCGCGGGAGGTGGTGAACGGCAGCCAGTTCCAGAAGAACCAGGCCGTGTCTGTCCTGCACGAGATGCTGCAGCAGATCTTCAACCTCCTCCACACAGCGCGCTCCTCTGCTGCCTGGAACAACACCCTCCTGGAGGAACTGCACACTGCCCTTCATCAGCAGCTGCAAGGCCTGGAGACCTGCTTGGTACAGGCCATGGGAGAGGAAGACTCTGTCCTGACGGCTGACAGCCCAACACTGATGCTGAAGAGGTACTTCCAGAGAATCCGTCTCTACCTGGACGAGAAGAAACACAGTGGCTGTGCCTGGGAACTCGTCAGAATGGAGATCAGGAGAGCCTTCTCCTCAACAGCAGACTTGCAGGAAAGCTTAAGAAGCAAGGATGGAGACCTGGCGTCATCCTGA